Within Spinacia oleracea cultivar Varoflay chromosome 4, BTI_SOV_V1, whole genome shotgun sequence, the genomic segment AGTTTGCAAAGCACAAGGGTTTGTGTACGGCATCATCCCTGAGAAAGGGAAGCCTGTAACTGGCTCTTCTGACAGTCTTCGGAAATGGTGGAGGGAAACTGTCAAATTTGAGCAAAGTGCACCTCATTCTTTACAGCAGTTGATTCCTGTGATTGCAGAATGTGCAGCACTCAATCATGAGACTTCCACTTCGTTCTTGCATATGTTGCAGGATCTTCAAGATACAACACTAGGGTCCCTTCTTTCTGCACTTATGCAGCACTGTATTCCTGCACAAAGGAGGTTTCCACTTGAAAGAGGTTTACCCCCTCCTTGGTGGCCTACAGGAGATGAGGTTTGGTGGGGTCAGCAAGGCCCGCTTTCTGTGGAGCAGGGCCCACCACCTTATAGGAAGCCTCATGACCTTAAAAAGGCTTGGAAGGTCAGTGTTTTATCTGCAGTTATCAAACACATGTCTACTGACTTCAACCGCATGACCCGATTGGTTAAGAAGTCTAAGTGCCTTCAGGCTAAGATGACTGCTAAGGATACCGCTACCTGGTCTAAGGTCGTTGATCGAGAAGAAGCTCTTCTGCAACTCACCAATCGTTGTCTCCGCATAACCGATGAAGGTGGTGATGCTGATGTTGATGGTGATGAAGATGGTGATGAGGGTATGGCTCAAAGTTGTAAACTTGACCAAAACAAGAGGAAGGCTGGTGTTTTCAATTACCAGGAAACAGAAATGGACAAGTACAGTAAGAGGGATCATGAGTTGCCATGTGATATGAGTCCAGGATTTGTATCTGCATATTCACTTCTAGCCGCAAATTACGATAATTGCCACAACTTAGCAGTGGAACTTCAGATACCTGATTCGAGTCATGATTCGACAACTCTACCTCCTTCTCCTTGGAGTTGGGATGGCCATGTTCAACCATCTGAAGAAGAAGCAGAAGTTATGAGCAATACTGATGATATTACAACAATGCAGGTGACAGGTGAACATCATCAGACTTACATGCAGTGTCATAGACTAAATCAAACAGAGTATTGGGAGTTCGATCATGTTCCACAACTGGGTTTGGACACGCCCTATCGATTTCATGATCACGAACAAGACATGAACGAACAAGCAGCAGAAACTTCTATTTGGGATCTACCATATCAAGAACCAAATGATGACATAGACTGAAGATCAAGTTGCTGTTTCTCAGTCTACAAGAGTTATCAATCCTCTTACATATTTGGGATCGGTAATTAAGTTGACACTTATTAGTTCAAATTAgttagatatttttattattgttgccCGTCTCCCCTATTTGACTGtggtttgtttttgtgtttttccAATCAAATACTTGAATACACAGGCAGTACCTCTACCTCTACCCCTTTTTATGTTTGGAAGATCTGAAATAAACTGTGTTATGTTTGGAAGAAAATGTTGAATAACTGTGAAGACAGATTATTATGTTCATCTTATAGAGTACAATATGTACAATCAACATAATACAAATACATGTATTGATTTTGAATCCTTATCTCAGTGCATGGTTATAGTCATGAAAATGGAAGTTTTTGTAAATGAAGCGAGACAACCATTTTGAGGCTACAAAGAACAGAATGGCTACTGTGAATACAGCAGTCCGTTGAATCGTGGTCATCATTCCCTGCTTGGTTAGTCCGACCACCCCGATCAAACCAAAGGCGATCACCTGAAGTGCTGTCTCAGCTATGTTTAATCCTTTATAAGCAGCATTACAGCTCGAACAGTTCACTACATGAGTCCAATACCTGAAACATTTCACTCATTTATCAGTAATAAGTGGCATTAATTTGATTATCCTGTTtccattttttaattttttttcctgttcAGTAGCTTAAAAGTAATGCAGATTTTGGAAGAGCTATGTAATATGCACACCTATCGAGAAGCTCTTCGCGTGGAGGAGATGGTGGAAGAGCACCTCCATTGAACTTGGAACCCCAGTTCACTTGGCCTTGTGAATATTTGTTTAACCACCTTCTGTAGCCAATAAGAATACCATCTGACTTTGTTGGCACAAAACAGGCTTTATGCCAGTTAGTTGGGCCAACCTCCATTATTTTTCGTTCCTAAAGCGATGATGAGAAAGGTGAGTTTAGTAACAGTGTAGCACCAATGAATTAACAGCATACAAGAAGTGGTTGGTATATATGTAAAATATACCTCAAGGTGAAGAAGATAAAGATCAGAATCAAGAACCAAGTTTTGTTTGAGATGGAAAACCCATCTTGGAATGATTCTGTCAACCCAAACTGCAAAGTTTCTAGGAAATGACCATATCAATCGGCTTTTTCCTGGACTGACAGGAACACAGATGAACACAAGCACAGGCCTTTTCTGGGTTGTCACTGCAGCTGAGGAAACCTGATAATCAACCTGTTTGTATGTGTTTGATCAGTGTAAAACAAATTTTATTTGCAGAAAGCACAAATGGGGATTTAAACTACCTTATTATTAGTCACTTCCGATGAGACTGATTCATTGGCATTGTCAGGAGGTGGATCTGGGTAAGCATAGTAGACACAAGGTGCAAAAAAGTTACCAGAACCCCAGTCTTGCTTTGAAGAAAAACCATTGATGTCCATGTGTTTTATACTCAAGTTAAGAGGTCTTCCGCCTTCTCTATCAGCCTTCACTTTCGGAGTTGGTGTTTTCAGTATTCCGTAGTGTGCATATGGAACATGAGCCGGGTCCATCAGATTTTCAAGAAGAACCTCATACCTAGACAGTTACACAGCAGCAAGTTGTGAAGTTATGAACTTATGATTACTGTGCTAACCAGCAATTTACagaaaatcagaaaaaatatGCAAATTAAATGTAAATGAATCAAGTTTGGTATTTGATACCCATAATTAATCTCTCTATTAGCAAGTACATTGGTGTAAGAAGGATCATCAAGCTCAGGCAAGAAGGGAGGCTTTTTGCTGTTAAGAATATCCTTGAATTGTGGATCAGAATTTGGCCAAAACCAAACCATGTTATTCTGAACTGTGCTTGGATATACAGCTACACAAGCTTTCTTTGATGTATGTATCTGCACATTTCACAATCATGTCCATACTTAGActatgttctgttcaccttatttccccttatttcaggaaaaataagttcagaaaaagtaagtgaaaatcaggtgaatagaacggaGGAGAAACAAGAGGAGGAGGGTTACCGGAGGGCCGTCAAGAGGAGCTTGAGGAATGAGCTGACATTGACCAGAAGCATTAAAACACCAGCCATGATAAACACACTGAAGTCTCCCCCATTGATCAATACGACCCTCGGAAAGAGGAGCCAAACGATGAGGACATAAATCATTAAAGACTTTCCACTGTGATTCAGTCTTATCCCACCAAACAACCACATCTAAACCAATAACCCTTTTAGCATGAGGCTTCCTTTTATCTAAATCACAGATTGGCATTACAGGGTACCATTGTGCATACCAATCAAACTTCTCTGCAACTTCTTCCTCTTCTCCTTCTTCCTCGACTTCTTCATCAATGGATACAGTTGCAgaagaagcagcagcagcagcagatatACATATTACAGGGGTAGTGGGATTCCTCCTGTTGTATTTATGATGCTGATGTCTGCGAAAAGATAAAGAAGTAGAATCTGGAGATTGTGGAAGAAACACACAGGTAGTGATTCTGTTTTGATGTGTGGTTGGAGCATTCAGGTTTGGGATTCCTGTTGATAACAACATTGTTATTGTACGTTGAGCAGCCATGGTTACTGGCTTGCTCCACTAATTCTTATAATTATGGTCTTTAATCATCAGTTCACACTAACTTAACACTTATGTAAGACTGTAACCAAGAAATCCAATGAAATGTGGCTGCAATTTGAAACTTGGCAGCAGAAGATGATGATGTTCCATATATTgtaaatgattaattaattggaTGGCCCCACATGCAAAGGATTCACAGGATTCCAATCAATTGTGTTCACTCAAACACTGAAACCAATCAATAATTAATTTTGTGATCTTGTACTAGTACAGACTAAAATATGCTAAATCTGtattaatgtataaaattatacTACTTACTGTATATTTTTCAATACTCATATAGTATAATTTAAGATATTGATGGCCAAACTTGTATACAGATGgtgtaaaaagtcaaaacgatTTGTATATAGATAGTGTACCGATCCAAATCGACCAGAATAGAAATATTGTCCCGACATTAACTGATATTGAAGTTTACCCACCGTTTTTAACCGATCCGATGACCCGATTGACAGGCCTAGTCTGGATTGCAGTTTGACACACAAGTACACAACTAGAAAGGATTGGAGATGAATATGGGCTGGGATTCATTTcattgggttgggttgggtttgTGGGCTTAACTTTTACAAATAGATGAAATCTAGTAACTTCTTATCCCAAATCCATTAAGTTAGGCTCTCCCTTTCTGATTGGACAGAATTTCACCACCTCAGCTTCATATTTTAGCTAACTCCTTTATTCATTCACAAGCTGTTCCACCTCCCTTACAACCACCACACAACCTCCACAGTCCTCCTCTAAAAGGATGGCCACTGCCGCAACCGCAACCGCCACCGCGGCATTGCAATGTTCACCGAAAACCTCCATCACATGTCTATCAAACAAGCACATACTAACTGAGCCATTCCAAGTAAAATTTGATTCAACAAAGAAAACATACTCACCCTTAATTTCCATTGCCTACAAACGGAGGATAGCTGTCTCTGTGTCCGAGGAACAAACTGTAAACACAACTGAAGAAGAGGTGGAAGAAACACAAGGTGAAGGTGAAGGTGAAGGTGAAAGTGATGAAGTTGAAATGAATAATACAAAGCTTTACTTTGGGAATTTGCCTTATCATTGTGACAGTGCTCAACTTGCTGGTATTGTTCAAGATTATGGCAACCCTGAATTGGTTGAGGTATGTATTCCTTCAAATTTATTAATTCTTATTCccctttaattaattaatatagtactgTAATAGATATTGAAACAGATTACAAAGAAAGAAGCATTACAGTTATAACATGttataaaaatgaaaatacaATTGGGTTAACAAACAGGTTCTATATAATAGAGACACAGGAAGAAGCAGAGGATTTGCATTTGTGACAATGAGCagtattgaagattgcaaagcCGTTATTGATAATCTCGATGGAAGTGTAagaatctaatctaatctatcACTCTTGCTCTTGCTCTTGCTCTTGCTCTTGGTCATGTATctagtagacctgatcaaaagacGGGTCGGGCCGGGATGAGGCATAAAAAATCAGCCCGTGTGTCAGGCCAGGTCAAGAGACGGGCCGGGTTTTGGTGCCCATGCCCACTAATTCGGGCCTAAATTGTCATGCTTTAGGCCATTTGGGTCGGGTTGAGGCATAAAAATCAGCCCGTGTGTCAGCCCAGATCAAGAGACGGGCTGGTCTCTTAGTGCCCAAACCTGCTAATTCGGGCCTGACTTTTCGGGCTTTAGGCTATTCAGTCCGGGCCAAATATATAACCAAAATTGTAGACTTGTAGTTTTACGTTCCCATAGCCCGTTAAAGTTTTAATATTTCGAGACGGGCCAGAATACCGGACCTaaaaattctgcccaaacccACCAAATTTCGAGCCGTTTCAGGCCGGGCTCATGTTGATCGGGTCTGGAACTATCCAGTAGTACTAAGGTAATAAGATAGTTGTTGTGATGATTGGATTGCAGGAATATGGTGGAAGATATTTAAGAGTGAATTTTGCTGATAACCCAGTAAAAAGAGCACCTTTATTTCCAGAAACAGAGCACAAGTTGTTCGTTGGTAACTTGTCATGGTCAGTCAACTCAGAGAGTTTATACCAAGCGTTTCAAGAGTACGGAAATGTGGTTGGAGCAAGAGTGTTGTTTGATGGAGAAACTGGAAAATCTCGAGGTTATGGTTTCGTTTGCTACTCTACAAGGTCCGAAATGGAGTCTGCCCTTGCTTCTCTTAATGGAGTGGTAATTAACGTTTTAACAAGCTTTTCTTAACATATTTAGATGATTGTTAACAAGCTTTTTCTTAACATATTTAGATGATTGTATGTATATAACAAGCTTTTcttaacatatatatatatatatatatatataggaattAGAAGGCAGAGGGATGAGAATAAGCATGGCAGAAGGCAAGAAATTATAAGTGAAGTGAAGGACATTGTTAAGACTCAACAAGTACGTGTGTGTCAACTTCTTTTGTCatttcaaaacaaaacaaaaacaaaaacaaaaaagaaaacaaagggaTGAATTTATATTGAGATGTTTCTTGTGTTATCATTCTCAATAATCAACATTTTACAACTGTACCATCTTATAGAGTACTGAGTTTAACATAATATTAGCAACAATACTACTGAATTGCATTAATTAATCAAGCAAACACGAGGTCTGATTAGTTACATTCATAGAGTTTTACTGTTATACCAACTGTAACGAAATTTCACAGCAAATTTGGAGGTTTATCCTCGAGAAATCAAAAGATTACAATCCGTTCTACTACGAGAAATCCTTGCTAAAGAATCGACTAACCTGTTGGCGGTTTCTTCCTTCAGAACATCAGTTACCAGTGCAGTTCCCTAGTACATGAGCATGGTTATAGTCATGAAAATGGAAGTTTTTGTAAATGAATTGAGACAACCATTTTGAGGCTACATAACAAAGGATAGCCATTGTGAATATGGAAGTCTGTTGAATTGTGATCCTCATTCCCTGCTTGGTTAATCCGACTACCCCGATCAAACCAAATGCAATCACCTCAAGTGCTTTCTTGGCTATGTTTAATCCTTTATACGCAGCACTACAGCTCGAACAGTTCACTACATGAGTCCAATACCTGAAATATTGCACTTTGTTGTTAGAAAAACCAGTAATGGGTACGTGGGTTATTCGGTTATTCCACATTCTGGTGATCAAAattcgggccgggccgggctttAACACAAAAAGCATACCAAACCCCTATAAATTTGGTGCGGGCCGAAATGGGATTTCGGGTCGAGCTCGGGTTTTGGTCTAAAAATGCATATATTATACTAAGCAAACCACACACTTTTATAGGTCGGGACAGCGGGCCGGGCTATAGATGATCAGGTCTACAATGTAGTATATTTTATGAGCCTATAAAAGATCTTTTGATATAACTTAGTTAATTAGATTGAATGAAATACTAGTTTAATTTTTCTACATTCTTTCCCCTCTATCATCTCTATTATAATTTCAACATTAAATTTGATTTATCCTGTTGACGAGCTCTGTAATATACACACCTGTCCAGAAGCTCTTCGCGTGGAGGAGTTGGTGGAAGAGCTTCTCCATTGAACTTGGAACCCCAGTCTACTTGGCCTTGTGAATATTTGTTCAACCACCTTCTGTAGCCAATAAGAACACCATCCGACTTTGTTGGCACAAAACAGGCTTTTTGCCAGTTAGTTGGACCAAACTCCATCATTTTTCTTTCCTAATGGATGATGAGGATTGAGAAAGGCTAGTTTAGTACTAGAAAAGTGTTGCTATAAAGAAATTGACAGCATTCAACAGTGGTTATTGGTATGTAAAAATATACCTCAACATGAAGAAGATAAAGATCAGAATCAACAATCAAGTTCTGTGTGAGATGGAGCACCCATCTTGGAATGATTCTGTCTATCCAAACTGGAAAGTTTCTAGGAACTGACCATATCAATCGGCTTTTTCCTGGACTGACAGGAATACAGATGAACACAAGAACAGGCCTTTTCTGGGTTGACATTGAACCTGAGGAGTCCTGAGAAGTGAGAATCGTTCAATTTTAATGAGTTTGATCAATGTCCAAGAAATTAACTTTTTACAGCAAGCAAAAGTGGAGTAACTACCTTATTAGCCACTGCTGATGAAACTGATCCATTTTCAGGAGGTGTAAAAGGGTAATAATAGAAGAAGCAAGGTGCAAAGAAGTTGCCAGAACTCCCTTCTAACTCTGTAGAAAAACCATTGATGTCCATGTGTTTTATACCCAAGTTAAGAGGTCTTCCGCCTTCTCTATCAGCCTTGACTTTGGGCGTTGGTGTTTCCAGTATACCATAGTGTGCATACGGAAGATGAGCCGGGTCCATGAGATTTTCAAGAAGAAACTCATACCTGCAAGTGAAAGAAACAGTCTATAACCAAGTCCATGAATCGTAGTAATCATGTAAGAACAATTAGGCACGACATACAAGACTAAAATTCATTAtagggctccgtttggtagggtgtaaagcgttttcatggaaaaagattttcccCCTTTCAATCATTTATGTTGTTTGTTTGGcaagggatggaaaacaatttccataactccctcaaaggtggaaaaacattttccattcGAAAGGGAGGAGAACCACTTTTCCACCTTTCTAccttaccaaacggagcctaaaagTCCACATCAGAAATTAATTGTGTTTTCcattggaaaatcattttacactgaaaatgttttacatcaAAACCAAACGGATCCTATATGGTAGTGAAAACTAAAAAGTCTACATCAGAAATTTACACAGTTTCAGAATAAGATGCATATATGTAATATAGATCAGTGCATGTTTAAGTTGTAAGAAATATTTGAGTAAGAAGGATCTTCAAGTTTTGTATCATACCCATAATTAATCTCTCTATTAGTGACAATATTGGAGTAAGAAGGATCATCAAGCTCCGGCAAGAAAGGAGGTTTTTTGTTGTTAAGAATATCCTTGAATTTGGGATCAGAATTTGGCCAAAACCAAACAATGTTATTCTGAACTGTGCTTGGATATACAGCTACACAAGCTCTCTTAGATTTGTGTACCTGCACATTTCACTTCAATCAGGGTGTACTCTACTACTCATAAACTGGTAAAAAAGAGTACTTAATCATCGTGTTAACAGTGTAATTTGAACTAGTAATATAACACGAATGTAATAAAACACAGAAGTTGGGAAAACGGGAGAGTTACCGGTGCGCCATCAGTTTGAGGAATGAGTTGACATTGACCAGAAGCATTAAAACACCAGCCATGGTAAACACACTGAAGTCTACCCAGATGATCAATTCGGCCCTCGGAAAGAGGAGCCAAACGATGAGGACATAAATCATCAAAAACTTTCCACTGAGAATCATTCTTATCCCACCAAACAACCACATCTAAACCAATGACTCTTTTAGCATGAGGCTTAGTTTTATCTAAA encodes:
- the LOC110790449 gene encoding ETHYLENE INSENSITIVE 3-like 5 protein translates to MVEIYEELMDPSSGGETSESETEELNYADLKKRMWKDEVRMKKLKAVKHASEVEGDESIGDSKMMDDDAATSVVREEKSRRKKMLRSQDAILKYMVKLMEVCKAQGFVYGIIPEKGKPVTGSSDSLRKWWRETVKFEQSAPHSLQQLIPVIAECAALNHETSTSFLHMLQDLQDTTLGSLLSALMQHCIPAQRRFPLERGLPPPWWPTGDEVWWGQQGPLSVEQGPPPYRKPHDLKKAWKVSVLSAVIKHMSTDFNRMTRLVKKSKCLQAKMTAKDTATWSKVVDREEALLQLTNRCLRITDEGGDADVDGDEDGDEGMAQSCKLDQNKRKAGVFNYQETEMDKYSKRDHELPCDMSPGFVSAYSLLAANYDNCHNLAVELQIPDSSHDSTTLPPSPWSWDGHVQPSEEEAEVMSNTDDITTMQVTGEHHQTYMQCHRLNQTEYWEFDHVPQLGLDTPYRFHDHEQDMNEQAAETSIWDLPYQEPNDDID
- the LOC110790448 gene encoding protochlorophyllide-dependent translocon component 52, chloroplastic isoform X2; the protein is MAAQRTITMLLSTGIPNLNAPTTHQNRITTCVFLPQSPDSTSLSFRRHQHHKYNRRNPTTPVICISAAAAASSATVSIDEEVEEEGEEEEVAEKFDWYAQWYPVMPICDLDKRKPHAKRVIGLDVVVWWDKTESQWKVFNDLCPHRLAPLSEGRIDQWGRLQCVYHGWCFNASGQCQLIPQAPLDGPPIHTSKKACVAVYPSTVQNNMVWFWPNSDPQFKDILNSKKPPFLPELDDPSYTNVLANREINYGYEVLLENLMDPAHVPYAHYGILKTPTPKVKADREGGRPLNLSIKHMDINGFSSKQDWGSGNFFAPCVYYAYPDPPPDNANESVSSEVTNNKVSSAAVTTQKRPVLVFICVPVSPGKSRLIWSFPRNFAVWVDRIIPRWVFHLKQNLVLDSDLYLLHLEERKIMEVGPTNWHKACFVPTKSDGILIGYRRWLNKYSQGQVNWGSKFNGGALPPSPPREELLDRYWTHVVNCSSCNAAYKGLNIAETALQVIAFGLIGVVGLTKQGMMTTIQRTAVFTVAILFFVASKWLSRFIYKNFHFHDYNHALR
- the LOC110790448 gene encoding protochlorophyllide-dependent translocon component 52, chloroplastic isoform X1, yielding MAAQRTITMLLSTGIPNLNAPTTHQNRITTCVFLPQSPDSTSLSFRRHQHHKYNRRNPTTPVICISAAAAASSATVSIDEEVEEEGEEEEVAEKFDWYAQWYPVMPICDLDKRKPHAKRVIGLDVVVWWDKTESQWKVFNDLCPHRLAPLSEGRIDQWGRLQCVYHGWCFNASGQCQLIPQAPLDGPPIHTSKKACVAVYPSTVQNNMVWFWPNSDPQFKDILNSKKPPFLPELDDPSYTNVLANREINYGYEVLLENLMDPAHVPYAHYGILKTPTPKVKADREGGRPLNLSIKHMDINGFSSKQDWGSGNFFAPCVYYAYPDPPPDNANESVSSEVTNNKVDYQVSSAAVTTQKRPVLVFICVPVSPGKSRLIWSFPRNFAVWVDRIIPRWVFHLKQNLVLDSDLYLLHLEERKIMEVGPTNWHKACFVPTKSDGILIGYRRWLNKYSQGQVNWGSKFNGGALPPSPPREELLDRYWTHVVNCSSCNAAYKGLNIAETALQVIAFGLIGVVGLTKQGMMTTIQRTAVFTVAILFFVASKWLSRFIYKNFHFHDYNHALR
- the LOC110790453 gene encoding 28 kDa ribonucleoprotein, chloroplastic-like — its product is MATAATATATAALQCSPKTSITCLSNKHILTEPFQVKFDSTKKTYSPLISIAYKRRIAVSVSEEQTVNTTEEEVEETQGEGEGEGESDEVEMNNTKLYFGNLPYHCDSAQLAGIVQDYGNPELVEVLYNRDTGRSRGFAFVTMSSIEDCKAVIDNLDGSEYGGRYLRVNFADNPVKRAPLFPETEHKLFVGNLSWSVNSESLYQAFQEYGNVVGARVLFDGETGKSRGYGFVCYSTRSEMESALASLNGVELEGRGMRISMAEGKKL
- the LOC110790451 gene encoding protochlorophyllide-dependent translocon component 52, chloroplastic, producing MAAQHTMMTMLSTGIPKVNSPNTYQNRINACVLLPPSAGSTCLSYNRRNPTTPVMCISAAAASSSTISIDEVKEEEKEIVAEKFDWYAQWYPVMPVCDLDKTKPHAKRVIGLDVVVWWDKNDSQWKVFDDLCPHRLAPLSEGRIDHLGRLQCVYHGWCFNASGQCQLIPQTDGAPVHKSKRACVAVYPSTVQNNIVWFWPNSDPKFKDILNNKKPPFLPELDDPSYSNIVTNREINYGYEFLLENLMDPAHLPYAHYGILETPTPKVKADREGGRPLNLGIKHMDINGFSTELEGSSGNFFAPCFFYYYPFTPPENGSVSSAVANKDSSGSMSTQKRPVLVFICIPVSPGKSRLIWSVPRNFPVWIDRIIPRWVLHLTQNLIVDSDLYLLHVEERKMMEFGPTNWQKACFVPTKSDGVLIGYRRWLNKYSQGQVDWGSKFNGEALPPTPPREELLDRYWTHVVNCSSCSAAYKGLNIAKKALEVIAFGLIGVVGLTKQGMRITIQQTSIFTMAILCYVASKWLSQFIYKNFHFHDYNHAHVLGNCTGN